GGCCAGACGGTAGCCCACGCCGCGCACCGTCTGAAGCAGGCCGGTGCCGCCGCCCGCTTCCAGCTTGCGCCGCGCCGAGGCCAGATGAGCGTCTACCACGCGTTCCAGCGCCTCGCTGTCGGGCAGCGCGGCAGCCAGCAGTTCGGCCCGCGTGAAGGCCCGGCCCGGCGCACTCGCCATGCACGACAGCAGCCGGAATTCCGCTGGTGTCATCGGCAGGGTCTGACCCAGCAGGCGTACCAGCACCGCTCCAGTATCGATTTCCAGATCGCCCACACGGTACACCTGCGGCTGCTCGCCCTCGCTGCGGGCCGAAGCGCGGCGCAGCACCGCCTTGACACGGGCCATCACCTCGCGGGGCCGGAAGGGTTTGACCACATAATCGTCGGCCCCAAACTCCAGCCCCAGCACCTGATCAGTTTCCTCGGCGCGGGCCGTGACCAGAATCACCGGGGTCTGCCCGTCGGCGCGAACAGCCTTCAGCACGTCCATCCCGCTCAGGCCCGGCAACATCAGATCGAGCAGCAGCAGGTCGGGCTTGGCGCTGCGGTACAGGCTCAGGGCGGCCTTGCCGTCTGCGGCCTTCTCGACGCGGTGGCCTTCCTGGCGCAGATAGGCCTCCAGCACTGCCGCGATCTGCGGCTCAT
This is a stretch of genomic DNA from Deinococcus ruber. It encodes these proteins:
- a CDS encoding response regulator, with amino-acid sequence MSALVLVVEDEPQIAAVLEAYLRQEGHRVEKAADGKAALSLYRSAKPDLLLLDLMLPGLSGMDVLKAVRADGQTPVILVTARAEETDQVLGLEFGADDYVVKPFRPREVMARVKAVLRRASARSEGEQPQVYRVGDLEIDTGAVLVRLLGQTLPMTPAEFRLLSCMASAPGRAFTRAELLAAALPDSEALERVVDAHLASARRKLEAGGGTGLLQTVRGVGYRLAEGG